Proteins from one Salmo salar chromosome ssa29, Ssal_v3.1, whole genome shotgun sequence genomic window:
- the LOC106590397 gene encoding tripartite motif-containing protein 55 isoform X2, giving the protein MDNLEKQLICPICLEIFTKPVVILPCQHNLCRKCANDIFQASNPYLPTRGGSVTSGGRFRCPSCRHEVVLDRHGVYGLQRNLLVENIIDMFKQESTSAKPATPERTEEQAMCQEHEEEKINIYCVTHSVPTCSMCKVFGAHQDCEVAPLKSMYQTQKTELTDGIAMMVGNNDRIQGIISQLKETCRTVEENGMRQKSQLCEKFDHLYAILEERKRDLSSKVAAEQEEKLNYIRGLTKKYKEHLEQSSKTVETGIQTLEEPEMAVFLQTVKDLLKRTGEASSTSHLEKVEQGYEAMDHYTVNFWREGRALRSIDFISDDEDEYEEVDGGKAEAGVGGGASTAAPLPSPAP; this is encoded by the exons ATGGACAATTTGGAGAAGCAGTTGATTTGTCCCATCTGCCTGGAAATATTTACCAAACCGGTGGTCATTTTACCGTGTCAACACAACCTGTGTAGAAAGTGTGCCAATGATATCTTTCAG GCCTCCAACCCATACCTCCCAACCAGAGGGGGGTCAGTGACCTCCGGTGGCCGTTTCCGGTGCCCGTCCTGCAGGCACGAGGTGGTCCTGGACCGCCATGGGGTCTATGGGCTCCAGAGGAACCTGCTGGTGGAGAACATCATCGACATGTTCAAACAGGAGTCCACCAG CGCCAAGCCAGCGACcccagagaggacagaggagcaggCCATGTGCCAAGAGCACGAGGAGGAGAAGATCAACATCTACTGTGTGACCCACAGTGTGCCCACCTGCTCCATGTGCAAGGTGTTTGGAGCCCACCAGGACTGTGAGGTGGCGCCGCTCAAAAGCATGTACCAGACACAGAAG ACGGAGTTGACTGACGGGATAGCGATGATGGTGGGGAACAACGACAGGATCCAGGGCATCATCAGTCAGTTAAAGGAGACCTGCCGGACCGTAGAG GAGAATGGCATGAGGCAGAAGTCCCAGCTGTGTGAGAAGTTTGACCATCTGTACGCCAtcttggaggagaggaagagggacttAAGTTCTAAGGTGGCGGCCGAGCAGGAAGAGAAGCTTAACTACATCCGGGGTCTAACCAAGAAGTACAAAGAGCACCTGGAGCAGAGCAGTAAGACCGTAGAGACAGGCATACAGACCTTGGAGGAACCAGAGATGGCCGTCTTCTTACAG ACTGTAAAAGACCTCCTTAAAAG gacTGGGGAGGCGTCGAGTACCTCCCACCTGGAGAAGGTGGAGCAAGGATATGAGGCGATGGATCACTACACCGTTAACTTCTGGAGAGAGGGCAGGGCCCTGCGTAGCATTGACTTCATCTCAG ATGACGAAGATGAGTATGAGGAGGTAGATGGGGGAAAGGCAGAGGCTGGAGTAGGAGGTGGAGCCTCAACAGCTGCCCCACTCCCATCCCCCGCCCCTTAA
- the LOC106590397 gene encoding tripartite motif-containing protein 55 isoform X1 encodes MDNLEKQLICPICLEIFTKPVVILPCQHNLCRKCANDIFQASNPYLPTRGGSVTSGGRFRCPSCRHEVVLDRHGVYGLQRNLLVENIIDMFKQESTSSAKPATPERTEEQAMCQEHEEEKINIYCVTHSVPTCSMCKVFGAHQDCEVAPLKSMYQTQKTELTDGIAMMVGNNDRIQGIISQLKETCRTVEENGMRQKSQLCEKFDHLYAILEERKRDLSSKVAAEQEEKLNYIRGLTKKYKEHLEQSSKTVETGIQTLEEPEMAVFLQTVKDLLKRTGEASSTSHLEKVEQGYEAMDHYTVNFWREGRALRSIDFISDDEDEYEEVDGGKAEAGVGGGASTAAPLPSPAP; translated from the exons ATGGACAATTTGGAGAAGCAGTTGATTTGTCCCATCTGCCTGGAAATATTTACCAAACCGGTGGTCATTTTACCGTGTCAACACAACCTGTGTAGAAAGTGTGCCAATGATATCTTTCAG GCCTCCAACCCATACCTCCCAACCAGAGGGGGGTCAGTGACCTCCGGTGGCCGTTTCCGGTGCCCGTCCTGCAGGCACGAGGTGGTCCTGGACCGCCATGGGGTCTATGGGCTCCAGAGGAACCTGCTGGTGGAGAACATCATCGACATGTTCAAACAGGAGTCCACCAG CAGCGCCAAGCCAGCGACcccagagaggacagaggagcaggCCATGTGCCAAGAGCACGAGGAGGAGAAGATCAACATCTACTGTGTGACCCACAGTGTGCCCACCTGCTCCATGTGCAAGGTGTTTGGAGCCCACCAGGACTGTGAGGTGGCGCCGCTCAAAAGCATGTACCAGACACAGAAG ACGGAGTTGACTGACGGGATAGCGATGATGGTGGGGAACAACGACAGGATCCAGGGCATCATCAGTCAGTTAAAGGAGACCTGCCGGACCGTAGAG GAGAATGGCATGAGGCAGAAGTCCCAGCTGTGTGAGAAGTTTGACCATCTGTACGCCAtcttggaggagaggaagagggacttAAGTTCTAAGGTGGCGGCCGAGCAGGAAGAGAAGCTTAACTACATCCGGGGTCTAACCAAGAAGTACAAAGAGCACCTGGAGCAGAGCAGTAAGACCGTAGAGACAGGCATACAGACCTTGGAGGAACCAGAGATGGCCGTCTTCTTACAG ACTGTAAAAGACCTCCTTAAAAG gacTGGGGAGGCGTCGAGTACCTCCCACCTGGAGAAGGTGGAGCAAGGATATGAGGCGATGGATCACTACACCGTTAACTTCTGGAGAGAGGGCAGGGCCCTGCGTAGCATTGACTTCATCTCAG ATGACGAAGATGAGTATGAGGAGGTAGATGGGGGAAAGGCAGAGGCTGGAGTAGGAGGTGGAGCCTCAACAGCTGCCCCACTCCCATCCCCCGCCCCTTAA
- the LOC106590397 gene encoding tripartite motif-containing protein 55 isoform X3, whose amino-acid sequence MDNLEKQLICPICLEIFTKPVVILPCQHNLCRKCANDIFQASNPYLPTRGGSVTSGGRFRCPSCRHEVVLDRHGVYGLQRNLLVENIIDMFKQESTSSAKPATPERTEEQAMCQEHEEEKINIYCVTHSVPTCSMCKVFGAHQDCEVAPLKSMYQTQKTELTDGIAMMVGNNDRIQGIISQLKETCRTVEERKRDLSSKVAAEQEEKLNYIRGLTKKYKEHLEQSSKTVETGIQTLEEPEMAVFLQTVKDLLKRTGEASSTSHLEKVEQGYEAMDHYTVNFWREGRALRSIDFISDDEDEYEEVDGGKAEAGVGGGASTAAPLPSPAP is encoded by the exons ATGGACAATTTGGAGAAGCAGTTGATTTGTCCCATCTGCCTGGAAATATTTACCAAACCGGTGGTCATTTTACCGTGTCAACACAACCTGTGTAGAAAGTGTGCCAATGATATCTTTCAG GCCTCCAACCCATACCTCCCAACCAGAGGGGGGTCAGTGACCTCCGGTGGCCGTTTCCGGTGCCCGTCCTGCAGGCACGAGGTGGTCCTGGACCGCCATGGGGTCTATGGGCTCCAGAGGAACCTGCTGGTGGAGAACATCATCGACATGTTCAAACAGGAGTCCACCAG CAGCGCCAAGCCAGCGACcccagagaggacagaggagcaggCCATGTGCCAAGAGCACGAGGAGGAGAAGATCAACATCTACTGTGTGACCCACAGTGTGCCCACCTGCTCCATGTGCAAGGTGTTTGGAGCCCACCAGGACTGTGAGGTGGCGCCGCTCAAAAGCATGTACCAGACACAGAAG ACGGAGTTGACTGACGGGATAGCGATGATGGTGGGGAACAACGACAGGATCCAGGGCATCATCAGTCAGTTAAAGGAGACCTGCCGGACCGTAGAG gagaggaagagggacttAAGTTCTAAGGTGGCGGCCGAGCAGGAAGAGAAGCTTAACTACATCCGGGGTCTAACCAAGAAGTACAAAGAGCACCTGGAGCAGAGCAGTAAGACCGTAGAGACAGGCATACAGACCTTGGAGGAACCAGAGATGGCCGTCTTCTTACAG ACTGTAAAAGACCTCCTTAAAAG gacTGGGGAGGCGTCGAGTACCTCCCACCTGGAGAAGGTGGAGCAAGGATATGAGGCGATGGATCACTACACCGTTAACTTCTGGAGAGAGGGCAGGGCCCTGCGTAGCATTGACTTCATCTCAG ATGACGAAGATGAGTATGAGGAGGTAGATGGGGGAAAGGCAGAGGCTGGAGTAGGAGGTGGAGCCTCAACAGCTGCCCCACTCCCATCCCCCGCCCCTTAA
- the LOC106590389 gene encoding corticoliberin-1-like has protein sequence MKLNLLVTTVVLLVAFLPRYECRAIESPGAVQRATVPHHDAQQQSLPLLTRHGEEYYIRLGNGNRNSAASAPKGMYPEGSPAVYNRALQLQLTQRLLQGKVGNISRFISGFANQLDDSMERGRRSDDPPISLDLTFHMLRQMMEMSRAEQLQQQAHSNRKMMEIFGK, from the coding sequence ATGAAGCTCAATTTACTCGTCACCACCGTGGTTCTGCTCGTTGCTTTCTTACCGCGCTATGAGTGTAGGGCTATCGAGAGCCCTGGCGCTGTCCAGCGCGCCACCGTTCCACATCACGACGCGCAGcaacagtctcttcccctcctGACGCGACACGGAGAGGAATACTACATCCGACTGGGCAACGGGAACCGCAACTCTGCTGCGTCCGCACCGAAAGGCATGTATCCAGAGGGCTCCCCAGCGGTCTACAACAGAGCCTTGCAGCTCCAGCTGACGCAGCGTCTTCTACAAGGCAAAGTTGGGAACATCAGCCGGTTCATCAGCGGCTTCGCGAACCAGCTCGACGACtcgatggagagggggaggaggtccGATGATCCGCCGATATCTCTAGATCTTACGTTCCACATGCTCCGACAGATGATGGAGATGTCCAGAGCTGAACAGTTACAGCAACAAGCCCATAGCAACAGAAAAATGATGGAGATCTTCGGGAAATGA